The following are encoded together in the Phaseolus vulgaris cultivar G19833 chromosome 9, P. vulgaris v2.0, whole genome shotgun sequence genome:
- the LOC137820774 gene encoding mitogen-activated protein kinase kinase kinase 5-like isoform X2: protein MSTANSNNPSSPPPTIKQRRLTRQGRLRYVTDKDAGLHSTTSLPSSPLPSFKSASDHWSSSAVPQPLPRPDSPLTRRYDHHHLGSPPFEHPGFAFPRSVDHEAVRSIRCASNLGRPSFDPGASNAKHDLRVNIPPARVLAGNTSSCKDHTEHSQDNDSENVSNLRLHFSAKSAPNSIFSSPVTSPRRSSNVDFYDPSIIFPQDFNDILRVSPAKTAQSPDRTPLRSPGSLLNPEGCQSQLHKHSSRVLPENNHVDAHPLPLPPRASPPPAQSSPQHQPSILHLTVENSPSMKGQWQKGKLIGRGSYGSVYHATNLETGASCAMKEVEMFPDDPKSADCIKQLEQEIRILRQLHHPNIVQYYGSELDGDRLYIYMEYVHPGSLDRFMHEHCGAMTESVIRNFTRHILSGLAYLHSTKTIHRDIKGANLLVDASGMVKLADFGVSKILTEKSYELSLKGSPYWMAPELMKAAIKKESSPDVALAIDIWSLGCTIIEMLTGKPPWGEYEGPQAMFKVLHKSPKIPENLSSEGHDFLQQCFRRNPADRPSAALLLTHAFVQNLHDQDALLHSQGQSCPRGDPGSGDDSSRHSPGHSSRNNNRSVVPASIGARFLHKIHNLIGDTSKKYDSEESNHVTSSRKSACSMTEINSPQSPLKSGALNYMANSSNIPLTTVMRIIRHI, encoded by the exons ATGAGCACCGCTAACTCTAACAACCCTTCTTCTCCTCCACCTACGATCAAACAACGTAGGCTCACTCGACAGGGGAGACTCCGATACGTCACTGACAAAGACGCTGGTCTGCATTCCACCACTTCTCTACCCTCTTCTCCTCTTCCCTCCTTCAAGTCCGCTTCCGATCATTGGTCTTCCTCTGCGGTTCCGCAACCGCTTCCGCGTCCAGACTCCCCGTTGACCCGCCGATACGACCATCATCACCTCGGATCTCCCCCTTTCGAACATCCTGGCTTCGCTTTTCCCAG GTCGGTGGATCATGAAGCGGTGAGAAGTATAAGGTGTGCCAGCAATTTGGGTAGACCTTCTTTTGATCCGGGGGCTTCTAATGCCAAACACGATTTAAGAGTGAACATTCCACCTGCAAGAGTGTTGGCAG GTAATACTAGTTCATGTAAAGATCACACAGAACACTCTCAAGATAATGACTCCGAAAATGTTTCCAACTTGAGATTGCATTTTTCGGCCAAGAGTGCCCCCAATAGCATATTCTCCAGCCCTGTCACTAGTCCACGTAGATCCAGCAATGTAGATTTCTATGATCCTTCTATCATTTTTCCTCAAGATTTTAATGACATTTTGAGAGTGTCACCGGCTAAAACTGCTCAGAGTCCAGATCGGACTCCTCTGCGCAGCCCAGGGAGCCTCCTCAATCCAGAGGGATGTCAGAGTCAGCTTCATAAACATAGCTCAAGAGTGTTGCCTGAAAATAATCATGTTGATGCACATCCACTGCCCCTTCCTCCTAGAGCGTCACCACCGCCAGCACAGTCATCTCCCCAGCATCAACCAAGTATCTTGCACCTCACCGTAGAAAATTCACCTTCAATGAAAGGTCAATGGCAGAAAGGAAAACTTATAGGGCGGGGATCATATGGATCTGTTTATCACGCAACCAACTT AGAGACTGGAGCCTCGTGTGCAATGAAAGAGGTGGAAATGTTCCCCGATGATCCTAAATCTGCCGACTGCATAAAGCAACTTGAACAG GAAATTAGAATTCTCCGTCAATTACACCATCCCAACATTGTGCAGTATTATGGAAGTGAATTA GATGGAGATCGACTATACATATATATGGAGTATGTTCATCCTGGATCACTTGATAGGTTTATGCATGAACATTGTGGAGCTATGACAGAATCTGTCATTCGCAACTTCACAAGACATATTCTCTCTGGATTGGCATATTTGCATAGTACAAAGACTATTCACAG GGATATCAAAGGTGCAAACTTGTTGGTTGATGCATCAGGCATGGTTAAACTTGCGGATTTCGGGGTGTCaaaaatt CTGACAGAGAAATCATATGAACTTTCATTGAAGGGTAGTCCCTACTGGATGGCTCCCGAG CTCATGAAGGCTGCCATAAAGAAAGAATCCAGTCCTGACGTTGCGTTGGCCATTGATATATGGAGCTTAGGATGCACTATCATCGAAATGCTGACAGGAAAACCTCCTTGGGGGGAATATGAAGGG CCGCAAGCCATGTTCAAGGTACTGCACAAATCCCCAAAAATACCAGAAAATTTGTCGTCAGAGGGACATGATTTCCTTCAGCAGTGCTTCAGAAGGAATCCTGCAGATCGACCATCGGCAGCACTGCTTCTTACTCATGCCTTTGTACAAAATTTGCACGATCAAGATGCTCTACTTCATTCACAAGGGCAAAGCTGTCCCAGAGGAGACCCTGGATCAGGA GATGATTCAAGTAGACATAGTCCCGGTCACAGTTCAAGAAATAATAACCGTAGTGTAGTGCCAGCCTCCATTGGCGCAAGGTTTTTGcacaaaattcataatttaatagG TGACACTTCGAAAAAATATGACAGCGAGGAATCTAATCATGTTACTTCTTCTCGTAAGTCTGCATGCTCGATGACAGAAATAAACAGTCCTCAATCTCCTTTGAAATCTGGTGCCCTCAATTACATGGCCAATTCCAGCAACATACCCCTCACCACCGTTATGAGAATCATCAGGCACATTTGA
- the LOC137820494 gene encoding serpin-ZX produces MRFVNLVFKVLKYPKIGILKLASLRASVHRRVEKTMDLRESISNQTDVALSMTKLLLSKEARDKNFVYSPLSLHVVLSIIAAGSKGPTLDQLLSFLRSKSTDYLNSFASQLVTVVLSDASPAGGPRLSFADGVWVEQTLSLLPSFKHVVNSDYKANLASVDFQTKAVEVASEVNSWAAKETNGLVKELLPAGSVDSTTRLIFANALYFKGAWNEKFDASLTKDHDFHLLGGNSVKVPFMTSKKKQFIRPFDGFKVLGLRYKQGEDKRQFSMYFFLPDAKDGLPALAEKLASESGFLERELPNQEIEVGDFRIPRFKISFGFEASDVLKELGVVLPFTVGGLTEMVESPVGQNLCVSDIFHKSFIEVNEEGTEAAAATAATIMLRSARFSSKIDFVADHPFLFLIKEDLTGTVLFIGQVLDPRAG; encoded by the exons atgAGGTTCGTTAATTTAGTGTTCAAAGTGTTGAAATATCCAAAAATTGGGATTCTAAAATTAGCGTCACTGCGAGCTTCAGTTCATCGGAGAGTCGAAAAAACAATGGACCTGCGTGAATCGATCAGCAACCAAACCGATGTTGCCCTGAGCATGACAAAGCTGTTGTTGTCAAAGGAAGCTCGGGACAAGAACTTCGTGTATTCGCCGCTGTCGTTGCACGTTGTTCTCAGCATCATCGCTGCTGGCTCCAAGGGTCCCACACTCGATCAGCTTCTCTCCTTCCTCCGATCCAAGTCCACCGACTATCTCAACTCCTTCGCCTCTCAGCTCGTCACCGTCGTACTCTCCGATGCCTCTCCCGCCGGCGGCCCTCGTCTCTCCTTCGCCGACGGCGTCTGGGTTGAGCaaaccctttctcttctccctTCCTTCAAACATGTTGTCAATTCTGATTACAAGGCAAATTTGGCTTCAGTTGATTTCCAGACCAAG gCTGTTGAAGTGGCCAGTGAAGTTAATTCTTGGGCCGCAAAGGAGACAAATGGCCTTGTAAAAGAACTTCTTCCTGCTGGATCTGTTGACAGTACAACCAGACTCATCTTTGCAAATGCGCTGTACTTCAAAGGAGCGTGGAATGAGAAGTTTGATGCTTCACTTACAAAAGACCATGATTTCCATCTTCTTGGTGGCAATTCAGTCAAGGTTCCCTTCATGACTAGCAAGAAGAAGCAGTTCATTAGGCCTTTTGATGGTTTTAAAGTCCTTGGTCTTCGCTACAAGCAAGGCGAAGATAAACGCCAATTCAGCATGTACTTTTTCCTTCCAGATGCAAAAGATGGGCTGCCAGCTTTGGCTGAGAAGTTGGCTTCTGAATCTGGGTTCTTGGAACGCGAGCTTCCTAATCAAGAAATTGAAGTAGGGGATTTCAGGATCCCAAGATTCAAAATTTCGTTTGGGTTTGAAGCCTCTGATGTGCTGAAGGAACTTGGAGTGGTTTTACCTTTCACTGTTGGAGGTTTGACAGAAATGGTGGAGTCTCCTGTGGGTCAAAACCTATGTGTTTCTGATATATTTCACAAGTCTTTTATTGAAGTAAACGAAGAAGGTACTGAAGCTGCAGCGGCTACTGCTGCAACTATAATGTTGAGGAGTGCTCGGTTTTCGTCTAAAATAGACTTTGTAGCTGACCACCCTTTCTTGTTCCTCATCAAAGAAGATTTAACTGGAACAGTACTCTTTATCGGCCAGGTGCTCGATCCTCGTGCTGGATGA
- the LOC137820774 gene encoding mitogen-activated protein kinase kinase kinase 5-like isoform X1, whose product MSTANSNNPSSPPPTIKQRRLTRQGRLRYVTDKDAGLHSTTSLPSSPLPSFKSASDHWSSSAVPQPLPRPDSPLTRRYDHHHLGSPPFEHPGFAFPRRSVDHEAVRSIRCASNLGRPSFDPGASNAKHDLRVNIPPARVLAGNTSSCKDHTEHSQDNDSENVSNLRLHFSAKSAPNSIFSSPVTSPRRSSNVDFYDPSIIFPQDFNDILRVSPAKTAQSPDRTPLRSPGSLLNPEGCQSQLHKHSSRVLPENNHVDAHPLPLPPRASPPPAQSSPQHQPSILHLTVENSPSMKGQWQKGKLIGRGSYGSVYHATNLETGASCAMKEVEMFPDDPKSADCIKQLEQEIRILRQLHHPNIVQYYGSELDGDRLYIYMEYVHPGSLDRFMHEHCGAMTESVIRNFTRHILSGLAYLHSTKTIHRDIKGANLLVDASGMVKLADFGVSKILTEKSYELSLKGSPYWMAPELMKAAIKKESSPDVALAIDIWSLGCTIIEMLTGKPPWGEYEGPQAMFKVLHKSPKIPENLSSEGHDFLQQCFRRNPADRPSAALLLTHAFVQNLHDQDALLHSQGQSCPRGDPGSGDDSSRHSPGHSSRNNNRSVVPASIGARFLHKIHNLIGDTSKKYDSEESNHVTSSRKSACSMTEINSPQSPLKSGALNYMANSSNIPLTTVMRIIRHI is encoded by the exons ATGAGCACCGCTAACTCTAACAACCCTTCTTCTCCTCCACCTACGATCAAACAACGTAGGCTCACTCGACAGGGGAGACTCCGATACGTCACTGACAAAGACGCTGGTCTGCATTCCACCACTTCTCTACCCTCTTCTCCTCTTCCCTCCTTCAAGTCCGCTTCCGATCATTGGTCTTCCTCTGCGGTTCCGCAACCGCTTCCGCGTCCAGACTCCCCGTTGACCCGCCGATACGACCATCATCACCTCGGATCTCCCCCTTTCGAACATCCTGGCTTCGCTTTTCCCAG AAGGTCGGTGGATCATGAAGCGGTGAGAAGTATAAGGTGTGCCAGCAATTTGGGTAGACCTTCTTTTGATCCGGGGGCTTCTAATGCCAAACACGATTTAAGAGTGAACATTCCACCTGCAAGAGTGTTGGCAG GTAATACTAGTTCATGTAAAGATCACACAGAACACTCTCAAGATAATGACTCCGAAAATGTTTCCAACTTGAGATTGCATTTTTCGGCCAAGAGTGCCCCCAATAGCATATTCTCCAGCCCTGTCACTAGTCCACGTAGATCCAGCAATGTAGATTTCTATGATCCTTCTATCATTTTTCCTCAAGATTTTAATGACATTTTGAGAGTGTCACCGGCTAAAACTGCTCAGAGTCCAGATCGGACTCCTCTGCGCAGCCCAGGGAGCCTCCTCAATCCAGAGGGATGTCAGAGTCAGCTTCATAAACATAGCTCAAGAGTGTTGCCTGAAAATAATCATGTTGATGCACATCCACTGCCCCTTCCTCCTAGAGCGTCACCACCGCCAGCACAGTCATCTCCCCAGCATCAACCAAGTATCTTGCACCTCACCGTAGAAAATTCACCTTCAATGAAAGGTCAATGGCAGAAAGGAAAACTTATAGGGCGGGGATCATATGGATCTGTTTATCACGCAACCAACTT AGAGACTGGAGCCTCGTGTGCAATGAAAGAGGTGGAAATGTTCCCCGATGATCCTAAATCTGCCGACTGCATAAAGCAACTTGAACAG GAAATTAGAATTCTCCGTCAATTACACCATCCCAACATTGTGCAGTATTATGGAAGTGAATTA GATGGAGATCGACTATACATATATATGGAGTATGTTCATCCTGGATCACTTGATAGGTTTATGCATGAACATTGTGGAGCTATGACAGAATCTGTCATTCGCAACTTCACAAGACATATTCTCTCTGGATTGGCATATTTGCATAGTACAAAGACTATTCACAG GGATATCAAAGGTGCAAACTTGTTGGTTGATGCATCAGGCATGGTTAAACTTGCGGATTTCGGGGTGTCaaaaatt CTGACAGAGAAATCATATGAACTTTCATTGAAGGGTAGTCCCTACTGGATGGCTCCCGAG CTCATGAAGGCTGCCATAAAGAAAGAATCCAGTCCTGACGTTGCGTTGGCCATTGATATATGGAGCTTAGGATGCACTATCATCGAAATGCTGACAGGAAAACCTCCTTGGGGGGAATATGAAGGG CCGCAAGCCATGTTCAAGGTACTGCACAAATCCCCAAAAATACCAGAAAATTTGTCGTCAGAGGGACATGATTTCCTTCAGCAGTGCTTCAGAAGGAATCCTGCAGATCGACCATCGGCAGCACTGCTTCTTACTCATGCCTTTGTACAAAATTTGCACGATCAAGATGCTCTACTTCATTCACAAGGGCAAAGCTGTCCCAGAGGAGACCCTGGATCAGGA GATGATTCAAGTAGACATAGTCCCGGTCACAGTTCAAGAAATAATAACCGTAGTGTAGTGCCAGCCTCCATTGGCGCAAGGTTTTTGcacaaaattcataatttaatagG TGACACTTCGAAAAAATATGACAGCGAGGAATCTAATCATGTTACTTCTTCTCGTAAGTCTGCATGCTCGATGACAGAAATAAACAGTCCTCAATCTCCTTTGAAATCTGGTGCCCTCAATTACATGGCCAATTCCAGCAACATACCCCTCACCACCGTTATGAGAATCATCAGGCACATTTGA